In Thermoanaerobaculia bacterium, the genomic stretch CCCGGGCGGCGGTGAAGGCGTAGTGGTGAACCTACGTCGAGCCGCCGGCCGGGAAGACGCGCCCGCCCGGCTCGATGCATTCGCCGCGCCTGCTTCTACCTGAGAGTCAGGTCGCCCGCTCCGACATGCGCCCGCAGCCGATACTTCCCGCTCCCTTCCTTGTGGAACGAGCGGAACAGACCGTCTTTCGATTCGCCGAAGGGCTGGCCGTTGAGGTCTCCGGTATTGACGGAGGCATCGACGTGGCCGTAATCGGCCGGATTTCCCACGTCGATCGTGAGATCGCCGGCGTGCACCGCGACGTCCTTGTCTCCTTCGACGTTCTCCACCGAGACGTCGCCGAACGGAATCCGGGCGAAGAGATTCGTTCGACGGGGAATCCGGATCGTCGTGACCACTTCGTTGTGGGGCCCGCCGGAAATGCGCAGTACCGCGTCCCCGTGCTTTTCGGTCAGGCGGACCCGGACCTCCCGCGCGCGCTCCGCGTTCCGGCCGGAGAGCTCGACCGATATCCGATCTTCGTTGGTGCCGACGATGCGAACGTCTCCCGAACGCACCCGCAGGCGCAGGCGGCCGCCGGAGGCGAAACCGGCGGAGAACGGGTGGTCCACGATGTTCGCGGCCTCGATCGCCGGATCGGCGAACCCGGCCGCGGCGAGCAGGACGGCGCCAAGGAAAAACACGGCTCGGCGCATGGAAGCACCTCCTGGAACACGGTACGCAAAACCGCGTGGATTTGTTCTCCTACTCCGCGAGCACCCGTTGGACGAAGGAGATCGCGATCGATCCTTCCCCGACGGCCGAAGCAACCCGTTTGATCATTTCTCCCGTGAACATCCCGCGCCGAAGGATCGCGATCGGGGAATCGGCGCCGCTCGCAGGCACGATCTCGATCTCGCCTTCCGTGACGACGAAGAAGCGGGGAGACCGTTCGCCCGGCTCGATGAGCACTTCGCCGGCCTCGACGCGGCGCCGCCGTCCGCGCGCGGCGAACCGCTCGATTTGCCGCGGCTCGAGCGCGGGGAACATCTGCTCGAAGCGCTCCGCGGGAAGCTTTGCCGTCAGGGGGAGCCGGTCGTGCGCGTCCAAGACCGCCTTTCGGAAGGCGCGGAAAGAATACACCCCGTCGAGAGAGACGTTCGGAGAAGACTCCAGGTCACGGAGCGGGGCTCGGACGCGGATTCGAACGGCCGCCGAGGCCGCGCTCCTCGAAGTAGCGGCGCAGCTTCCTCGTATCCGCTCTTCGAGCGATCAGGACCGGAAATTGGGCCATTCCGAACCGTCAGCGTGCAAGATCGCGGCCCGAGAGCGCCCCCCTCGCGCAGTTCGAGCTCGGCGTCATAGAATTCGCCGTAAGGAGGGGATCAGCATGAATAGGCTCGTTCTTTTCGGGGCCGCGATCGCGTTCGCGGCGGGCTCGGCGCTTCAGGCGGCCGAGGAAACACCAATGAAACCGATGAAGCCGATGAAGCCGATGGCTCACAAGATGGCGGCTTCAGGCGCAAAGATGGCCATGGCGGTGCCCGACGACATGAAGTGGGGCGACGTTCCCCCGGTGTTCTCGCCGGGCGCCAAGCTCGCGGTCCTCGAAGGGAATCCGTTCGGGAGCGGCTACTACACGGTCGCGCTCAAGATGCCGGACGGCTACAAGGTCATGCCGCACTGGCACCCGGCGACCGAGCGCGTGACGGTGATCTCGGGCGACTTCCACGCGGGAATGGGCGACAAGATGGACGAGGCCGGCGCGAAGGATTTCCCGCCGGGAAGCTTCATCTCGATCCCGCCCCACATGCACCACTATGCCTTCGCGAAAGGCGAGACGGTCGTTCAGGTCAGCGGCCCCGCCCCGTTCAAGCTCATTTACGTCAACCCCGCGGACGATCCGAGCGGGATGCAGGGAAAGAAGCCGATGGGGAAGAAACCAATGGCGAAGCCCGCAGCGTAACGGTCCAGAGCCGTCTCGTCCGTCCCCGGAAGCGTCCAAGTCGCTTGCGGGGACGGAAAATCTTCGTCCGCGACAGAATCGACCGGATTGCTCCCATCATCGACGAGAAAAGGAGAAGACGTCATGCCGCTCTACATGGACACCCACAACCACATCGAGGGACTGACCGCCGAGGCCGTCGCCGGGGCCCACAAACGGGACCTCGAGGTCCAGGGCAAGCACGGGGTGAAGTACCTCAAGTACTGGTTCGACGAGAACGCCGGCAAGGTGTTCTGCCTCGTGCACGCGCCGAACGCGGAAGCGGCGGCCGCCGTGCACAAGGAGGCCCACGGGCTCGTCGCCGACGAGATCACCCCGGTCAAAGAAGGCGAGTGACTTCGCCGCCCCCGCTCGCACGGACGGGCGGGGGCGGACGACGGTATTCGACAGGCGCAAGCCCGCGCTCCCTCGTCATGGTGAGCGCCAGCGAGGCGCATTCGAAGAATCCGAGCGTCGAAGGTGCGAGCATCCCCAAAGCTCTCGGTCCCTCACGGCCCCGTTCCCCGGCACCATGGGGATTGCGGGCTTCGCCCTCGCAATGACGAGAGGGCCTGCGCCCTCGCAATGACGCAACC encodes the following:
- a CDS encoding cupin domain-containing protein; protein product: MNRLVLFGAAIAFAAGSALQAAEETPMKPMKPMKPMAHKMAASGAKMAMAVPDDMKWGDVPPVFSPGAKLAVLEGNPFGSGYYTVALKMPDGYKVMPHWHPATERVTVISGDFHAGMGDKMDEAGAKDFPPGSFISIPPHMHHYAFAKGETVVQVSGPAPFKLIYVNPADDPSGMQGKKPMGKKPMAKPAA
- a CDS encoding DUF4242 domain-containing protein, with translation MPLYMDTHNHIEGLTAEAVAGAHKRDLEVQGKHGVKYLKYWFDENAGKVFCLVHAPNAEAAAAVHKEAHGLVADEITPVKEGE
- a CDS encoding cyclic nucleotide-binding domain-containing protein; this translates as MDAHDRLPLTAKLPAERFEQMFPALEPRQIERFAARGRRRRVEAGEVLIEPGERSPRFFVVTEGEIEIVPASGADSPIAILRRGMFTGEMIKRVASAVGEGSIAISFVQRVLAE